Proteins from one Macadamia integrifolia cultivar HAES 741 unplaced genomic scaffold, SCU_Mint_v3 scaffold_19A, whole genome shotgun sequence genomic window:
- the LOC122071287 gene encoding protein SMAX1-LIKE 6-like: MRTPVSAARQCLTSEAACALDEAVGVARRRGHAQTTSLHAVSAFLALPSSSLREACTRARSSSYSPRLQFKALELYFGVALDRLPSSQALDEPPISNSLMAAIRRSQANQRRHPESFHFHQQQQQQHTSLSCVKVELRQLTLSILDDPVVSKVFAEAGFLSCDIKLAIVRPPLPLIRHPRRCPPIFLCNLTGGDSEPGRRSFSFPFPGFAGFSGHSGVDDNCTRIGEILAKKTGRNPLLVGVFAHDTVRSFAECVQRGKAGVLPAELPRLSFICIEKELSELFSAIGSEDSLGLRFEDLAHSVESCSGSGVVVNIGDLERFITDGSIDAVNYVVSQLTKLLELHHGHLWLIAEAASYEIYLKFLRRFPSIEKDWDLQLLPITSLKPSIGSMGGLYSRPNSLDSFVPFGGFFPTPSHLKGPLSSTYQSVPRLHTAELNINEGLDIAKAGDDGLILNSKILGLQRKWNDRCLHLHQSCGKADENAYQAGSQSLPTFEGFPFVVDGKEKLDDHNGNSKNASLNEGGCKDVIPPLSMNLERVSTPELSMPISVVPKCKSENFLSTLQVTPSKSEHLEAEDVCSPEGTPSSLNMPDGHASSSSATSVMTDLGLGSLYACTSKEPKKPACLSLKELLQDCSGWSPTEIDVDNSSISNPPAQSPSYPGPDLSRDFDPTYFKNVWRGLMDKVGRQDEAIHAISQTIVRCRTEGERRRGANRKGDIWFNFLGPDIVAKKKTALALADIIFGSEENLICVDLSSHCSSHPNMILDRHEMNNYDVKFRGKTVVDYIAGELSKKPLSVVFIDNVEKVDILAQNSLSSAIRTGKFSDSHGREIGINNVIFVTASRVTKGMKTFFSGKEPFNFSEERILGAQCRQMQIFIGGARDHSSKSNSSNVLVTPRKGISGLFVNKRKLIDSGDPTMQQEALETAKRAHRPLTINLDLNLSFEELEANDTDNRNYDSEAVSENSEAWLEDFFDQMDETIIFKPFDFDALADKILKEINKSFCKTIGCNGLLEVDAEVMEQILAAAWLSDRHEAIEDWVNNVLGRCFAEARQRYSFLVRSVLKLVSCEGLLMEEQATGIRLPAQIILN; the protein is encoded by the exons ATGCGAACGCCGGTTAGTGCCGCTAGGCAATGCTTAACATCCGAGGCCGCGTGCGCGCTCGACGAGGCCGTTGGCGTCGCTCGCCGCCGCGGCCATGCTCAAACCACCTCTTTACATGCCGTCTCGGCTTTCCTCGCGCTGCCCTCCTCGTCGCTGCGCGAGGCATGCACGCGTGCTCGCAGTTCCTCTTATTCTCCTCGCCTTCAGTTTAAAGCTCTCGAGCTCTACTTCGGTGTTGCACTCGATCGTCTCCCTTCGTCTCAGGCCCTTGATGAGCCTCCCATATCCAACTCTCTCATGGCTGCCATCAGACGCTCTCAAGCGAATCAAAGGCGGCACCCCGAAAGCTTCCACTTCCatcagcaacagcagcagcaacacACTTCGCTTTCGTGTGTCAAAGTTGAGCTTCGGCAGTTGACATTGTCAATTCTCGATGACCCTGTTGTTAGTAAGGTGTTTGCGGAAGCGGGCTTTCTTAGCTGCGATATCAAGTTAGCGATTGTTCGCCCACCACTGCCGCTCATTCGTCATCCTCGTCGGTGCCCCCCAATCTTCTTATGCAATTTAACTGGTGGAGATTCTGAGCCTGGTCGACGGAGTTTCAGTTTTCCGTTCCCGGGTTTCGCTGGGTTTTCTGGGCATTCGGGAGTAGATGATAATTGCACGAGGATAGGTGAGATTCTTGCGAAGAAGACTGGGAGAAATCCATTGCTTGTGGGTGTTTTCGCTCACGATACGGTTCGGAGTTTCGCAGAATGTGTACAGAGAGGAAAAGCAGGTGTTTTGCCTGCTGAATTACCTAGATTGAGCTTCATTTGTATTGAGAAGGAGCTTTCAGAGTTATTTTCTGCCATTGGGAGTGAGGATTCTCTGGGTTTGAGGTTTGAGGACTTGGCTCATTCAGTAGAGAGTTGTTCTGGGTCGGGCGTGGTTGTTAACATTGGAGACTTGGAAAGATTCATTACTGACGGCTCGATTGATGCCGTGAATTACGTAGTTTCCCAATTGACAAAGCTGCTGGAGCTTCACCATGGGCACTTGTGGTTGATCGCGGAAGCAGCAAGTTATGAGATATATCTGAAGTTCCTAAGAAGGTTCCCTTCTATAGAGAAAGATTGGGATTTGCAACTCCTGCCAATCACCTCTCTCAAACCTTCCATCGGTTCCATGGGAGGACTCTACTCTAGACCCAACAG CTTGGATTCGTTTGTTCCATTTGGTGGGTTTTTTCCTACACCATCTCATCTGAAGGGACCATTAAGCAGCACATATCAATCTGTACCTCGGCTGCATACAGCTGAACTGAACATAAATGAGGGACTGGATATTGCAAAG GCCGGAGATGATGGGTTGATATTGAATTCCAAAATCTTGGGGCTGCAGAGAAAATGGAATGATAGATGCTTGCATCTTCACCAGAGCTGTGGAAAGGCTGATGAGAATGCTTATCAAGCTGGATCTCAGAGTCTTCCAACTTTCGAGGGTTTTCCATTTGTTGTAGATGGTAAAGAAAAACTTGATGATCACAACGGCAACAGTAAAAATGCCTCCCTAAATGAAGGTGGATGTAAAGATGTTATTCCTCCCTTGTCTATGAACTTGGAAAGGGTTTCCACGCCTGAACTGAGCATGCCCATTTCAGTGGTTCCAAAATGCAAGAGTGAGAACTTCCTTTCCACACTACAGGTAACACCTTCAAAGAGTGAACACCTTGAGGCGGAGGATGTCTGTTCCCCCGAAGGCACTCCGTCGAGTTTAAACATGCCAGATGGTCATGCATCATCTTCTTCGGCAACTTCTGTGATGACAGATTTAGGGTTGGGATCACTTTATGCATGTACATCTAAGGAGCCAAAAAAACCAGCATGTCTATCTCTTAAAGAACTTCTGCAGGATTGTTCTGGTTGGTCTCCTACTGAGATTGATGTGGACAACAGCAGTATTTCAAACCCTCCTGCCCAGTCTCCCTCCTACCCTGGTCCTGATCTGAGCCGTGATTTTGATCCAACATATTTCAAGAACGTGTGGAGAGGTCTTATGGACAAGGTTGGCAGGCAAGATGAAGCTATACATGCCATTAGTCAAACTATAGTCCGCTGCAGAACAGAAGGTGAAAGACGTCGTGGGGCAAACCGGAAAGGAGATATATGGTTCAATTTCCTTGGACCTGATATAGTTGCAAAGAAGAAAACTGCCTTGGCCCTTGCAGACATAATATTTGGCAGTGAGGAAAACCTTATCTGTGTGGATCTAAGTTCCCACTGTAGCAGCCATCCAAACATGATCCTTGATCGTCATGAAATGAATAATTATGATGTGAAGTTCCGAGGGAAGACAGTTGTTGATTACATTGCTGGGGAGTTGAGCAAGAAACCCTTGTCAGTTGTCTTCATTGACAATGTAGAGAAGGTTGATATACTAGCCCAAAATAGCTTGTCCTCTGCTATTAGGACTGGTAAATTTTCAGACTCACATGGAAGAGAAATTGGCATAAACAATGTGATCTTTGTGACAGCCTCAAGAGTTACAAAGGGTATGAAAACCTTCTTTTCTGGTAAGGAACCCTTTAATTTCTCGGAGGAGAGAATTTTAGGAGCTCAATGCCGGCAAATGCAAATTTTTATTGGAGGTGCTCGTGATCATTCCTCCAAAAGCAATAGTTCAAATGTATTGGTGACTCCTAGGAAAGGCATCTCTGGCTTGTTTGTGAATAAGCGGAAACTGATTGATTCTGGTGACCCCACCATGCAGCAAGAAGCCTTGGAGACAGCCAAACGGGCCCACAGACCATTAACTATAAATCTAGATTTGAATCTGTCTTTTGAAGAGTTGGAGGCAAATGATACCGATAACAGAAACTATGACAGTGAAGCTGTATCTGAGAACTCAGAGGCTTGGTTGGAAGACTTTTTTGATCAAATGGATGAAACGATCATTTTCAagccttttgattttgatgccCTTGCTGACAAAATATTGAAGGAGATCAACAAGAGCTTCTGCAAGACAATTGGGTGTAATGGTCTGCTGGAGGTTGATGCAGAAGTCATGGAACAGATACTTGCTGCTGCATGGTTATCGGACAGGCATGAAGCAATAGAGGACTGGGTGAACAATGTTCTCGGAAGGTGCTTTGCTGAGGCCCGCCAAAGGTATAGTTTCTTAGTTAGGTCTGTTTTGAAACTTGTTTCCTGTGAGGGGCTCTTAATGGAAGAGCAAGCAACTGGAATTCGCCTTCCTGCGCAAATTATCCTGAATTGA